Proteins from a genomic interval of Limisphaera ngatamarikiensis:
- a CDS encoding AAA family ATPase encodes MRFVKGGVNLLAGQPGIGKSMLAIQLALDLARQGRKALYVLTQQSREQPAQRARLIMTGWPGSLPDLEQAIFYPSV; translated from the coding sequence GTGAGGTTTGTCAAAGGCGGCGTCAACCTCCTCGCGGGTCAACCCGGTATCGGGAAATCCATGCTCGCCATCCAGCTTGCCCTGGATCTCGCGCGGCAGGGACGCAAGGCGCTATACGTCCTCACCCAACAATCCCGGGAGCAACCTGCTCAGCGAGCCCGTCTCATCATGACCGGCTGGCCTGGCAGCCTGCCGGACTTAGAGCAAGCGATTTTTTATCCCTCCGTTTGA
- the efp gene encoding elongation factor P: protein MAIAANDLRRGMAIEYNGEICVVLDVQHRTPGNLRAFVQATLRSIRTGKSSDVRFGSTEKVETVPLISRRMEFSYKDGEDFVFTDPETFETVTLSPELVGDARLYLVENGPVTVTFVEDRAVMVELPPSVVLTVTEAPEGVRGDSANNVMKPAVVETGLTLQVPLFIKAGEKIRVDTRTGKYIERA, encoded by the coding sequence ATGGCTATTGCAGCAAACGACCTGCGCCGCGGGATGGCGATCGAGTACAACGGCGAGATTTGTGTGGTTCTGGACGTCCAGCACCGCACGCCCGGCAACCTGCGCGCTTTTGTCCAGGCCACCCTCCGCAGCATCCGCACGGGCAAGTCGTCCGACGTTCGTTTCGGCTCCACCGAAAAGGTCGAGACGGTGCCGTTGATCAGCCGCCGCATGGAGTTCAGCTACAAGGACGGCGAGGACTTTGTCTTCACCGACCCGGAGACGTTCGAAACGGTTACCCTGTCGCCCGAGCTGGTCGGTGACGCCCGGCTCTATCTGGTCGAAAACGGCCCCGTTACGGTCACTTTTGTGGAGGATCGAGCGGTGATGGTCGAGTTGCCCCCCAGCGTGGTGCTCACCGTGACGGAAGCGCCCGAAGGTGTCCGTGGCGACTCGGCCAACAACGTCATGAAACCGGCCGTTGTGGAGACCGGCCTGACGCTGCAGGTGCCGCTGTTCATCAAGGCGGGCGAAAAAATCCGGGTGGACACCCGCACCGGCAAATACATCGAGCGGGCCTGA
- a CDS encoding pectinesterase family protein — MKPLVLLLATLGALCCVDRATSRLQAAGDVNGIPAGDNPPAPALLVPAREGLAELHAAGAGEIGWSNPDDPGVTSGSVRWIQLAPNQSSNVCTDTLLWIRFNSPEVRLGSGTLRIFDAAGNLVDTIDLGLNGPNGAQVRTIAGADYYAYPVILRGNEARVYPHPGVLTTNTTYYVLMDPGFFRDATGADVAGVNDPSVWRFTTKPVLPDPLQTNRVVVSADGTGDFATVQGAIDWIPTGAEQPYTVWIRKGVYEEINRVPPGKNRITFVGEGWRESILTYANNNNFQLDLASTATRCMFYAGGDDLVFKNLTFTNSTPQGGSQAEAVRVQGSRILFDNCNLCSYQDTILINSPRVSAGFFHQCLIQGDVDFIWGSGMGYFKQCEIRAMRRAGNAAGIYTQARTPEDTYGLVFVDCVLTASSPGMSNWTLGRDGGNANPYGNVAWINCRMDSHISPLGWADGGLVDKSTLRFWEYKSTDLTGTNLIPTNRRVRWSRQISDELAAQLRDPATVFAPVNWNPALAAYVAAPPAHQTLYAGQTLVLAAAVGGVPEPTCQWYRGDQPLPGATNRVLTIPNAQVTDSGVYSLRVTNDLGSDVSTPVIVRVVTEPLPALLQPVVLPRGTVRLLVTGAEGAVYRLWASTNLLAGPMETNWTVVASGVFGAEPVVVEDTRAPDFSVRFYRLTSP, encoded by the coding sequence ATGAAACCCCTCGTGTTGCTCCTTGCGACCCTGGGTGCGCTCTGTTGCGTGGACAGGGCCACTTCACGTCTCCAAGCAGCCGGCGACGTCAACGGCATTCCGGCCGGGGACAATCCGCCGGCCCCGGCGTTGTTGGTGCCGGCCAGAGAAGGCCTCGCCGAGCTTCACGCCGCTGGTGCCGGAGAAATCGGATGGAGCAATCCGGACGATCCCGGCGTGACCTCGGGTTCGGTCCGCTGGATCCAGCTGGCTCCCAACCAGAGCTCCAACGTTTGCACGGACACCTTGTTGTGGATCCGGTTCAACTCGCCCGAGGTGCGCCTGGGATCCGGTACGCTTCGGATCTTTGATGCCGCCGGAAACCTGGTGGACACCATCGACCTGGGCCTGAACGGGCCAAACGGGGCACAGGTCCGGACCATCGCAGGCGCGGATTATTATGCCTACCCGGTGATCCTGCGGGGCAACGAGGCCAGGGTCTACCCCCATCCCGGCGTGTTGACGACCAACACAACGTATTACGTGCTCATGGACCCGGGCTTTTTCCGCGACGCCACGGGAGCCGACGTGGCGGGAGTGAATGATCCCTCGGTCTGGCGGTTTACGACCAAGCCGGTGCTGCCCGATCCGCTCCAGACCAACCGGGTGGTGGTGTCGGCCGACGGCACGGGCGACTTTGCCACCGTGCAAGGGGCCATCGATTGGATTCCGACGGGTGCTGAGCAGCCGTACACGGTGTGGATCCGCAAAGGTGTGTACGAGGAGATCAACCGCGTGCCGCCCGGTAAAAACCGCATCACCTTCGTGGGCGAGGGCTGGCGGGAAAGCATCCTCACCTACGCCAACAACAACAATTTTCAACTCGACCTGGCCAGCACCGCCACCCGCTGCATGTTTTACGCAGGCGGAGACGATCTGGTGTTCAAAAACCTGACCTTCACCAACAGCACGCCCCAGGGCGGGTCCCAGGCCGAGGCGGTACGGGTGCAGGGAAGCCGGATCCTGTTCGACAACTGCAACCTTTGCAGCTACCAGGACACCATCCTCATCAACAGCCCCCGCGTCAGCGCCGGGTTCTTCCACCAATGCCTGATCCAGGGCGACGTGGATTTCATCTGGGGATCCGGCATGGGTTACTTCAAGCAATGTGAGATTCGGGCCATGCGGCGGGCCGGAAACGCAGCCGGAATCTACACCCAGGCACGCACCCCCGAGGACACCTACGGCCTGGTGTTTGTGGACTGCGTGCTGACGGCTTCCTCGCCGGGAATGTCCAACTGGACCCTGGGCCGGGACGGCGGCAACGCCAACCCCTACGGCAACGTGGCCTGGATCAACTGCCGTATGGACTCCCACATCAGCCCCCTCGGCTGGGCCGACGGCGGGCTGGTGGACAAGAGCACGCTGCGGTTCTGGGAATACAAGAGCACCGACCTGACCGGCACGAATTTGATCCCGACCAACCGCAGGGTCCGATGGTCGAGGCAGATCAGCGATGAGCTGGCCGCTCAATTGCGGGATCCGGCGACCGTATTTGCTCCGGTAAATTGGAATCCGGCGCTGGCCGCGTATGTGGCCGCTCCACCCGCCCATCAAACACTCTACGCAGGCCAGACCCTCGTGCTGGCCGCCGCCGTGGGCGGCGTGCCGGAGCCGACCTGCCAATGGTACCGCGGCGACCAACCGCTGCCGGGCGCCACCAACCGCGTGCTGACCATACCCAACGCGCAGGTGACCGATTCGGGCGTCTACAGCCTGCGGGTCACCAACGACCTGGGCTCCGACGTCAGCACACCCGTCATCGTCCGCGTCGTAACGGAGCCCCTCCCCGCACTCCTTCAACCGGTCGTACTGCCCCGGGGCACCGTACGTCTGCTGGTTACCGGAGCGGAAGGGGCCGTGTACCGGCTCTGGGCTTCCACAAACCTCCTGGCAGGACCGATGGAAACCAACTGGACCGTGGTGGCATCCGGCGTGTTCGGTGCGGAACCGGTCGTGGTGGAGGATACGCGGGCGCCTGACTTTTCGGTCCGGTTCTACCGTTTGACATCTCCCTGA
- a CDS encoding class I SAM-dependent rRNA methyltransferase, with protein MEKQLATVYVKPGEADRLVAGHPWLYDNSVLKVTGEVPDGALVQVRDHRRRFLGIGFYHSGSKIRVRLLAPERVTVDTAFFEARIRAALEVRRRHLPEASSFRVVHAEADFLSGLIVDKYEDVLVLQISALGMEQRKGQIVEALQRVLAPRAILERSDVAARKFEGLPPVEGVLAGDWPAPPRSAEQTGSAPDDPPSTPAQSQPASSQAALLPVRINDLVFEVDLWAGHKTGLYLDQQVNYRQVAQWARGARVLDAFCFWGGFGLHAAQAGATHVHMIDQSESAVQTALRNAARNGLADRCSGEAANVFDWFKAHTQTRPGEKLVPQFDLIILDPPSFTRTRASVPDALRGYKEIHVRALKLLRPGGVLATFCCSHHVDARTFLDVILSAAYDTRKILRRIATFSQGPDHPVIPMIPETEYLKGYAFELVR; from the coding sequence ATGGAGAAGCAACTGGCAACGGTTTACGTGAAACCGGGTGAGGCCGACCGACTGGTGGCCGGTCATCCCTGGCTGTACGACAATTCGGTGCTGAAGGTCACCGGGGAGGTTCCCGACGGTGCGCTGGTACAGGTGCGCGATCATCGTCGGCGTTTTCTCGGGATTGGATTTTACCACTCGGGCTCGAAAATCCGCGTGCGCCTGCTGGCACCCGAACGGGTCACGGTGGATACGGCCTTTTTCGAGGCGCGCATCCGGGCGGCTCTGGAGGTGCGGCGCCGGCATCTGCCGGAGGCGTCGAGCTTCCGCGTGGTCCACGCGGAAGCGGATTTCCTGAGTGGTCTGATCGTGGACAAGTACGAGGACGTGCTGGTGTTGCAGATTTCGGCGCTGGGCATGGAACAGCGCAAGGGCCAGATCGTGGAGGCCCTGCAACGGGTGCTGGCACCCCGGGCCATCCTGGAACGGAGTGACGTGGCCGCGCGCAAGTTCGAGGGACTTCCACCGGTGGAGGGCGTGCTGGCCGGTGACTGGCCGGCCCCGCCCCGGTCAGCGGAGCAAACTGGTTCCGCCCCGGACGACCCTCCCTCCACCCCGGCACAATCCCAACCCGCCTCTTCACAAGCCGCCCTGCTGCCGGTCCGGATCAACGATCTGGTGTTTGAAGTGGACCTGTGGGCGGGCCACAAAACCGGTTTGTATCTGGACCAGCAGGTCAACTACCGGCAGGTGGCGCAATGGGCACGGGGAGCCCGGGTGCTGGACGCGTTCTGTTTCTGGGGCGGATTCGGGCTGCACGCGGCGCAGGCCGGCGCCACTCACGTGCACATGATCGATCAGAGCGAATCGGCCGTGCAGACCGCCCTGCGAAATGCCGCCCGCAACGGGTTGGCCGACCGTTGCTCCGGAGAGGCCGCCAATGTCTTCGACTGGTTCAAAGCCCATACCCAAACCCGGCCGGGCGAAAAGCTTGTGCCGCAGTTCGACCTGATCATTTTGGACCCGCCATCGTTCACCCGGACCCGGGCGTCCGTCCCTGACGCCCTCCGCGGTTACAAGGAAATTCACGTGCGCGCGTTGAAACTGTTGCGGCCGGGGGGTGTGCTGGCCACATTCTGCTGCTCGCATCACGTGGATGCACGCACGTTTCTGGATGTGATCCTCTCGGCGGCCTACGACACCCGCAAAATCCTGCGCCGGATCGCAACGTTCAGTCAGGGCCCCGATCACCCCGTCATCCCCATGATCCCGGAAACCGAATACCTCAAAGGGTACGCGTTTGAACTTGTCCGATGA
- a CDS encoding c-type cytochrome domain-containing protein — protein sequence MKSSKALTWLVASATVLTAPGPGTLGAAEEIDVTKLPPPADRKEVTYEKDIRPIFEKHCFKCHGEEKPKAGLRLDSREAALKGSREGKVIRVGESARSPLVHSVARLGDEDHWMPPPGKGEPLTPEQIGLIRAWIDQGAR from the coding sequence ATGAAATCCTCGAAAGCACTCACCTGGCTGGTGGCGTCGGCGACCGTGTTAACCGCGCCGGGTCCAGGTACGCTTGGAGCCGCCGAGGAAATCGACGTGACCAAGTTGCCCCCGCCGGCCGACCGGAAAGAGGTCACGTACGAAAAGGACATCCGCCCGATCTTCGAAAAGCACTGCTTCAAATGCCACGGCGAGGAAAAGCCGAAGGCAGGTCTTCGCCTTGACAGCCGGGAGGCCGCACTGAAGGGCAGCCGGGAGGGCAAGGTCATCCGGGTCGGTGAAAGTGCCCGGAGCCCCCTGGTCCACAGCGTGGCCCGTTTGGGCGACGAGGATCATTGGATGCCGCCCCCCGGAAAGGGTGAACCTTTGACACCGGAGCAAATCGGTCTGATCCGGGCCTGGATTGACCAGGGCGCCAGGTAG
- a CDS encoding carbonic anhydrase, with amino-acid sequence MGNTMRLLEAIVDANHRALAGDPKAGLRPSEHADSLPVVALTCLDARLNPVLPEVLGIPEEQFLWVRNAGNVVGGPFSSAARALALACLLEGAREILVIGHSDCRVARQSVMSLLDRFSALGISRDRLPENLLETFGLFASEPQNVHAACDTLRKSPIIPPHVPVHGLMVDLDTGRLEWLVNGYTTLPTTTAEAVQATVASVRETLGRIGDWTEFRIGSVALSDLPIGRTVAGAIDRLEGTLGKLEQALGTAPSISGPAVTPTPSQESGVEPAEGGPQGPSGSKKAIPIPPPVTRLRHRDR; translated from the coding sequence ATGGGGAACACCATGCGGTTGTTGGAAGCCATTGTGGATGCAAATCACCGGGCGCTGGCGGGTGACCCGAAGGCGGGGCTTCGCCCTTCCGAACATGCAGATTCCCTGCCGGTGGTGGCGCTGACGTGCCTGGACGCCCGGCTGAATCCGGTGCTGCCGGAGGTGCTGGGCATTCCGGAGGAACAGTTCTTGTGGGTGCGCAACGCGGGGAACGTGGTGGGCGGCCCGTTCAGTAGCGCCGCCCGGGCCCTGGCCCTGGCCTGCCTCCTGGAAGGGGCGCGCGAAATCCTGGTCATCGGTCACAGCGACTGTCGGGTGGCGCGGCAGTCCGTGATGAGCCTGTTGGATCGTTTTTCCGCCCTGGGAATCAGTCGGGATCGGTTGCCGGAAAACCTCTTGGAAACGTTTGGACTGTTCGCCAGCGAACCTCAAAACGTACATGCCGCGTGCGATACCCTGCGGAAAAGCCCGATCATTCCGCCCCATGTGCCGGTGCACGGTTTGATGGTGGACCTGGACACCGGCCGTCTTGAGTGGCTGGTCAACGGCTACACCACGCTGCCCACCACGACGGCCGAGGCGGTTCAGGCAACGGTGGCCTCGGTGCGGGAAACCCTGGGGCGGATCGGTGACTGGACCGAGTTCCGCATCGGTTCGGTGGCGCTGTCGGATCTGCCCATCGGCCGGACGGTCGCGGGCGCCATTGACCGGCTGGAGGGCACACTGGGTAAACTGGAACAAGCGCTGGGGACCGCGCCCTCCATCTCCGGTCCCGCCGTGACGCCAACCCCATCGCAGGAGTCGGGAGTCGAACCGGCGGAAGGCGGCCCGCAGGGCCCGTCCGGCTCGAAGAAGGCCATCCCCATTCCCCCGCCCGTGACCCGGCTGCGGCACCGGGACCGGTGA
- a CDS encoding 4-hydroxy-3-methylbut-2-enyl diphosphate reductase — translation MTSPATHVQGKINLRRPDIMEAVQAQVMSHYRSELVERIRARGHEISAGGLTVKLARQFGFCYGVERAIDLAYAARKVFPDRPLYILGEIIHNPEVNDQIRAMGIKFLTGSQKDADMEDLRPGDIVIIPAFGTDVATRRRLEEIGCQFVDTTCGDVMSVWKRVRQYSREGVTSIIHGKAWHEETKATSSQARAYGSGHYLVVYNLEETDYVCRYIVHGGNKEEFLRKFAGAYSEGFDPDVHLEVIGVANQTTMLRGETEEVQRRLRNAMIQKYGEANLHRHFRYFDTICGATQDRQDALEKLLEEPLDLLLVIGGYNSSNTSHLAEMGEARLPTYFIKNASKLVSNKLIRHFNLQRQEEIETRDWLPDGPVIVGVTAGASCPNNLIEDVIRRLFELRGISVQELLAT, via the coding sequence ATGACAAGTCCCGCAACACACGTTCAGGGCAAGATCAATTTGCGCCGGCCGGACATCATGGAGGCCGTGCAGGCGCAGGTGATGTCCCATTACCGGAGTGAGCTGGTGGAGCGGATCCGGGCGCGCGGCCATGAGATTTCCGCCGGCGGTTTGACGGTGAAGCTGGCCCGGCAATTCGGGTTCTGTTACGGCGTCGAACGCGCCATTGACCTGGCCTATGCGGCCCGCAAGGTCTTTCCGGACCGGCCCCTCTACATCCTGGGCGAGATCATTCACAACCCGGAGGTGAACGACCAGATCCGGGCGATGGGGATCAAATTTCTGACCGGCTCCCAGAAGGACGCGGACATGGAGGACCTCCGGCCGGGGGACATTGTCATCATTCCGGCTTTCGGGACGGATGTGGCCACGCGACGGCGCCTGGAAGAGATCGGCTGCCAGTTTGTGGACACCACCTGTGGCGACGTGATGAGCGTCTGGAAACGCGTCCGCCAGTATTCGCGCGAGGGCGTCACCAGCATCATCCACGGCAAGGCCTGGCACGAGGAGACCAAGGCCACAAGCTCGCAGGCCCGGGCTTACGGGAGCGGACATTACCTGGTGGTGTACAACCTGGAGGAGACGGACTACGTCTGCCGTTACATTGTGCACGGGGGCAACAAGGAGGAGTTTCTCCGGAAGTTTGCCGGCGCGTATTCAGAGGGATTCGACCCGGACGTGCATTTGGAGGTGATCGGGGTGGCCAACCAGACCACCATGCTGCGGGGCGAGACCGAGGAGGTGCAGCGGCGGTTGCGCAACGCCATGATCCAAAAGTACGGCGAGGCCAACCTGCACCGGCATTTCCGTTACTTCGACACCATCTGCGGTGCCACGCAGGACCGGCAGGATGCCCTGGAAAAGCTGTTGGAGGAACCGCTGGACCTGTTGCTGGTCATCGGCGGGTACAACTCCTCCAACACATCGCACCTGGCCGAGATGGGCGAGGCCCGGCTGCCCACCTACTTCATCAAAAACGCCAGCAAACTGGTTTCGAACAAGTTGATCCGGCACTTCAACCTGCAGCGACAGGAGGAGATTGAAACCCGTGACTGGTTGCCGGACGGCCCGGTGATCGTGGGCGTTACCGCGGGGGCCTCCTGCCCCAACAACCTGATCGAGGACGTGATCCGTCGGTTGTTCGAACTGCGCGGGATTTCGGTGCAGGAACTTTTGGCGACCTGA
- a CDS encoding DUF4962 domain-containing protein gives MRRILPALLVLVRTLGWGAAPPAVTDRPARPDEIGYRPAEGELVRLNPPALTWLVDPEAHTWTVQWSTDPAFRTARTATNLPFNVYVDSRPWPPGRYFWRYQFTTRDGRTSTWSRVRSFVVPPDAVEFPMPTRAEQRARLPREHPRLFLRPEDLPRLRALATGPEKAAFDALRARADRYIQTGPTPEPTHLGSANDKTDRERIRYWWPNREQALRACQEAETIAFVYLITQEPRYGEAARRWILHLASWDPDGPTNFRLNCEAGKVMLHRPARAYDWAWDTLTEADRERVRRVMARRARDAWESGEVGRGTGHLQRPFNSHGNRTWHKLAETAIAFYDEIPEAEHWLDYALHKFYAAYPVWSDDDGGWHEGLSYWGGYMAKAVWWCQLAETALGIEWWHKPFFARVADYALYTAPPGSPNMGFGDLSHGTPSRTWGGFMDYFLRRLGKRPDVPHAPCWRWWAEQWKLDPTEGVLEFLYRARLPDPPPALPPTNLPPSRVFHGIGVASLHHTLLNSTDDVHLLFKSSPFGSQSHGHNPQNSFQLNAYGEALLTTCVYRDLHGSEFHTRWAWSTRAHNAVLVNGEGQIPHSAMATGRIAAAQLTPAWDYIEGDAVGAYAGRLIRARRKILFYKPELVVVCDDLAAPRPATYQFLLHALSPFTVDEPGARLELNRPRAALTVRYLAPVELRFRQWDGYDPPPDRPFPNQWHVEASTVQPLPRLLLLTILQPRRSGAPEPWPVVERLESSTAVGVRLRNGSHTLRIAFRLSDDGRAQWAGLEFDQPVVVQRD, from the coding sequence ATGCGCAGGATTCTTCCGGCTCTGTTGGTCCTGGTCCGGACACTGGGCTGGGGCGCCGCCCCGCCCGCCGTGACCGATCGCCCCGCCCGACCCGATGAAATCGGCTACCGGCCCGCCGAGGGCGAGCTGGTGCGGCTGAACCCACCGGCGCTCACGTGGTTGGTGGATCCGGAGGCCCATACCTGGACGGTGCAATGGAGCACCGACCCGGCTTTCCGCACCGCGCGGACCGCCACCAACCTGCCATTCAACGTCTACGTGGATTCGCGGCCCTGGCCACCCGGACGGTATTTCTGGCGGTACCAGTTCACCACCCGCGACGGTCGCACCTCCACCTGGAGCCGGGTGCGCAGCTTCGTCGTCCCTCCGGATGCCGTGGAGTTCCCCATGCCCACCCGGGCCGAGCAACGCGCGCGGTTACCACGCGAGCATCCCAGGCTGTTCCTGCGACCGGAGGACCTGCCCCGGTTGCGGGCCCTGGCCACGGGCCCTGAAAAAGCCGCCTTCGACGCCCTGCGCGCCCGGGCGGATCGCTACATCCAGACCGGTCCCACGCCGGAACCCACCCACCTGGGGTCCGCCAATGACAAGACCGACCGGGAACGGATCCGCTACTGGTGGCCCAACCGCGAACAGGCACTGCGCGCCTGTCAGGAAGCGGAAACCATTGCCTTCGTGTACCTCATCACACAGGAGCCGCGCTACGGCGAAGCGGCCCGCCGTTGGATCCTGCACCTGGCTTCGTGGGACCCGGACGGCCCCACCAATTTCCGCCTCAACTGTGAAGCGGGCAAGGTCATGCTCCACCGACCCGCCCGGGCCTACGACTGGGCCTGGGACACGCTCACCGAAGCCGACCGCGAACGGGTGCGCCGCGTGATGGCCCGTCGCGCCCGGGACGCATGGGAAAGCGGCGAGGTCGGACGCGGCACGGGCCACCTCCAACGCCCGTTCAATTCGCACGGGAATCGGACCTGGCACAAACTGGCGGAAACCGCCATCGCCTTCTACGACGAGATTCCAGAAGCCGAGCACTGGCTGGACTACGCCCTCCACAAGTTCTACGCCGCCTACCCGGTCTGGTCGGACGACGACGGCGGCTGGCACGAGGGGTTGAGCTATTGGGGCGGTTACATGGCCAAGGCGGTCTGGTGGTGTCAGCTGGCCGAGACCGCCCTGGGCATCGAATGGTGGCACAAACCGTTTTTTGCCCGGGTCGCAGATTACGCACTCTACACCGCGCCCCCGGGTTCACCCAACATGGGATTCGGCGACCTGTCACACGGCACACCGTCCCGCACCTGGGGCGGCTTCATGGACTACTTCCTCCGCCGACTCGGCAAGCGACCGGACGTCCCCCACGCACCCTGCTGGCGCTGGTGGGCCGAACAATGGAAACTGGACCCAACCGAGGGTGTGTTGGAGTTCCTGTATCGGGCGCGGCTCCCCGATCCACCGCCGGCCCTGCCACCCACCAACCTCCCACCTTCCAGGGTCTTCCACGGCATCGGCGTGGCCAGCCTGCACCATACCCTGCTCAACAGCACCGACGACGTGCACCTGTTGTTCAAATCCAGCCCGTTCGGATCCCAAAGTCACGGACACAACCCGCAAAACAGCTTTCAACTCAACGCCTACGGCGAGGCCCTGCTGACCACCTGCGTCTATCGCGACCTGCACGGCAGCGAGTTTCACACGCGATGGGCTTGGAGCACGCGGGCCCACAACGCCGTGCTCGTGAACGGTGAAGGCCAGATCCCACACTCGGCCATGGCCACCGGCCGCATCGCCGCGGCACAACTCACCCCGGCTTGGGATTACATCGAGGGCGACGCCGTCGGCGCCTACGCAGGGCGGTTGATCCGGGCCCGACGCAAGATCCTTTTTTACAAACCGGAGCTGGTGGTGGTGTGCGACGACCTGGCCGCACCGCGCCCGGCCACCTACCAGTTTCTCCTACACGCGCTCAGCCCGTTCACGGTGGATGAACCTGGCGCCAGGCTCGAACTCAACCGGCCCCGCGCAGCCCTGACCGTTCGCTACCTCGCCCCGGTGGAGCTCCGTTTCCGGCAATGGGACGGCTACGATCCGCCCCCGGACCGGCCTTTCCCCAACCAATGGCACGTCGAGGCCTCCACGGTGCAACCGCTTCCGCGCCTGTTGTTGCTGACGATTCTGCAGCCGCGACGATCCGGTGCCCCCGAACCCTGGCCGGTGGTCGAACGGCTGGAATCCTCCACAGCCGTCGGGGTACGACTTCGAAACGGTTCGCACACGCTCCGGATCGCATTCCGCCTGAGTGACGATGGGCGCGCGCAGTGGGCCGGCCTCGAGTTCGATCAACCGGTCGTCGTTCAACGCGACTGA
- a CDS encoding PEP-CTERM sorting domain-containing protein gives MKTTSWLPIMLSLAAAGATAQTVTEVILPRYGVNGNDTALRAPSAALLTVSGLLPNATYRYYVSGDYNHTTLTNNGAGNYFGINNVPNNAGYIQGYTTQKALNGSLLANDEFATATPGRYSEFTTDASGSYTGWFALQPTSNPRFTVGNEVRFGLILNDGADGTSVSSRLYTTETLLMLGPGTGEGVNQATFLVGDSLGAPGETMVVIYDNVEGTGRPIWASWVEPDGIAGAPGSLWDTYVTAGRWGAYVPNDLANGIRRVEYWDIGSGSLLGVATDDDGVWTPINEPQFLTANGDTRFNGGTTTLIGIIAPIPEPSAAALLLLGALGLAWRRRR, from the coding sequence ATGAAAACGACCTCCTGGCTCCCGATCATGCTCTCCCTTGCGGCTGCTGGTGCGACCGCCCAGACGGTTACCGAGGTGATCCTGCCCCGGTACGGTGTGAACGGTAATGATACTGCCTTGCGTGCACCTTCAGCTGCCCTGTTGACTGTCAGCGGGCTGCTTCCCAATGCGACCTATCGGTACTACGTGTCTGGCGACTACAATCATACCACTTTGACGAATAACGGTGCAGGCAATTACTTCGGCATTAACAACGTGCCCAACAACGCGGGATACATCCAGGGTTACACCACGCAAAAGGCTCTGAACGGTAGCCTGCTGGCGAATGATGAGTTTGCCACGGCCACTCCCGGTCGATATTCGGAGTTCACTACAGACGCCTCGGGCTCCTACACGGGCTGGTTTGCGCTGCAGCCGACCTCCAATCCGCGCTTCACCGTGGGCAATGAGGTTCGGTTTGGTTTAATCCTGAACGATGGGGCAGACGGGACAAGCGTTTCCAGCCGCCTCTACACCACGGAGACGCTGCTGATGTTGGGGCCGGGGACGGGCGAGGGGGTTAATCAGGCGACATTTCTGGTGGGCGACTCTCTGGGGGCACCGGGCGAAACCATGGTGGTGATTTACGATAATGTGGAGGGGACCGGTCGGCCCATCTGGGCTTCGTGGGTGGAACCTGACGGCATTGCCGGGGCACCGGGTTCGCTGTGGGACACCTATGTGACCGCGGGTCGTTGGGGTGCCTATGTGCCCAACGACCTGGCCAACGGCATCCGGCGGGTGGAGTATTGGGACATCGGCAGTGGCAGCCTGTTGGGGGTGGCCACGGATGATGACGGGGTCTGGACGCCCATTAATGAACCGCAGTTCCTCACCGCCAACGGGGACACCCGGTTCAACGGCGGGACCACCACGTTGATCGGCATCATTGCGCCGATTCCGGAACCTTCGGCTGCGGCGCTGCTGTTGTTGGGCGCTCTGGGTCTGGCCTGGCGGCGCCGACGCTAG